One stretch of Schlesneria sp. DSM 10557 DNA includes these proteins:
- a CDS encoding WD40/YVTN/BNR-like repeat-containing protein, producing MSRVRVLAGTRKGAFILTADGKREQWDVAGPFFGGWEIYHMKGSPVDSNRIYASQSNSWFGQLIQRSSDGGQTWEPMDNKFIYDGVPGTHQWYDGTPHPWEFKRVWHLEPSLTDPDMVYAGVEDAALFLTRDGGKSWGELAGLRGHGSGAHWAPGAGGMCLHSIVIDPMTSGRIFIAISAAGAFRTDDGGATWRPINRGLRSDFIPDPEAEVGHCVHHLAMHPTRPEVLYMQKHWDIMRSDNAGDSWYEVSGNLPTDFGFVIDVHAHEPETIYVVPIKSDQEHYPLDGKLRVYRSRTGGNEWEELSRGLPEKNCYVNVLRDAMAVDSLDSCGIYFGTTGGQVYVSADSGDSWMPIVRDLPPVVSIEVQTLK from the coding sequence ATGAGTCGTGTCAGAGTCTTAGCGGGTACTCGTAAGGGTGCGTTTATCCTGACTGCAGATGGCAAGCGTGAGCAATGGGACGTTGCCGGTCCCTTCTTTGGCGGCTGGGAGATTTACCACATGAAGGGCTCCCCCGTAGACTCCAACCGGATCTATGCGTCTCAGTCCAACAGTTGGTTCGGGCAACTGATCCAGCGTTCCAGCGACGGGGGGCAAACCTGGGAGCCGATGGATAATAAATTCATCTATGACGGTGTTCCGGGAACTCACCAGTGGTACGACGGAACTCCTCACCCCTGGGAATTCAAGCGAGTCTGGCATCTTGAACCGTCACTCACCGATCCGGACATGGTCTATGCGGGTGTCGAAGATGCCGCGTTGTTCCTGACGAGAGACGGGGGAAAATCGTGGGGAGAGTTAGCCGGTTTACGAGGCCACGGCTCAGGAGCACACTGGGCGCCTGGAGCAGGGGGGATGTGCCTGCATTCGATCGTGATTGATCCGATGACGTCCGGCAGGATCTTCATCGCGATCTCTGCCGCCGGAGCGTTTCGAACGGACGACGGTGGAGCGACCTGGCGTCCGATCAACCGGGGGCTCAGATCGGATTTCATCCCCGACCCGGAAGCGGAAGTCGGTCACTGCGTCCATCATCTCGCCATGCACCCCACACGTCCGGAAGTGCTCTACATGCAGAAGCACTGGGACATCATGCGCAGTGATAACGCAGGAGACTCGTGGTACGAGGTCAGCGGCAATCTGCCCACGGACTTTGGATTCGTCATCGACGTTCATGCACACGAACCCGAAACCATCTACGTCGTCCCAATCAAGAGCGATCAGGAGCATTATCCTCTGGACGGAAAACTACGTGTCTATCGCAGCCGAACGGGAGGGAACGAATGGGAGGAACTTTCCAGGGGTCTGCCGGAAAAGAATTGCTACGTCAATGTCCTGCGAGACGCGATGGCCGTGGATTCGCTGGATTCCTGTGGAATCTACTTCGGTACGACCGGCGGTCAGGTTTACGTCTCGGCCGATTCGGGTGATTCCTGGATGCCCATCGTGCGAGATCTTCCACCCGTCGTCTCTATCGAGGTGCAGACACTGAAATGA
- a CDS encoding S41 family peptidase: protein MMQWRRFWLVVLLFVVSNGLLTSSARAASEDEYYELMKVFVDSFEQIDRNYVTQVDRRELVEAAMRGMLLKLDPYSSYIDTQELRSFNEHVDQEFGGIGIQVTIDPRTRQLMVMTPLPGTPAYKAGVLAGDRILEIDDKLTSEFQEGREMDSAIALMRGKPGAPVKIKLQHEGSENPETVVITRATIKTPTVLGDHYEGNGEWSFMLNDQEKIGYIRLTSFGRNSAEELHDALLKLQKEGMKALILDMRFNPGGLLTAATAIADFFISNGVIVSTKGRNTEEQFVQAKKAGTFSGFPMAVLVNRYSASASEIVSACLQDYKRAVIVGERTWGKGSVQNVVELEGGKSALKLTTASYHRPSGKNIHRFPKATEKDEWGVVPDPGYEIKMTFEEMRDLDTSRRDREVIRPDGTVSKSEFVDRQLNSAIEAVRKLLAEGKPIVEQPVERAPEEKKTEEKKAADASEPRKARLSFVDAILELWRVQPERRVQFL, encoded by the coding sequence ATGATGCAGTGGCGGCGATTTTGGTTGGTGGTTCTTCTGTTTGTCGTCAGCAACGGTCTCCTCACCAGTTCGGCTCGCGCCGCGAGCGAAGATGAGTACTACGAATTGATGAAAGTCTTCGTCGATTCCTTCGAACAGATCGACCGCAATTACGTCACTCAGGTCGATCGCCGGGAACTGGTCGAAGCAGCCATGCGAGGCATGTTGCTTAAGCTCGACCCCTATTCGTCGTATATCGACACGCAGGAACTGCGAAGTTTCAATGAGCATGTCGATCAGGAATTCGGCGGGATTGGCATCCAGGTCACGATTGATCCCCGAACCCGTCAACTGATGGTCATGACACCACTCCCCGGAACCCCCGCCTATAAAGCAGGAGTCCTGGCAGGTGACCGAATTCTGGAAATCGATGACAAACTGACTTCGGAATTCCAGGAAGGTCGGGAAATGGATTCGGCCATTGCCCTGATGCGAGGTAAGCCCGGCGCGCCTGTCAAAATCAAATTGCAGCACGAAGGGTCAGAGAACCCCGAGACTGTCGTCATTACACGGGCGACGATCAAGACCCCCACGGTCCTCGGCGACCACTATGAGGGAAATGGGGAATGGTCGTTCATGCTGAACGACCAGGAAAAGATCGGCTACATCCGCTTGACCAGTTTCGGCCGCAACAGTGCTGAAGAACTGCACGATGCCCTGCTGAAGCTGCAGAAAGAGGGGATGAAAGCACTGATCCTGGATATGCGTTTCAATCCCGGTGGTCTACTGACCGCTGCGACCGCCATTGCCGACTTTTTTATCTCCAACGGTGTCATCGTCAGCACGAAGGGCCGCAATACCGAAGAACAGTTCGTTCAGGCAAAGAAAGCAGGCACGTTCAGCGGCTTCCCGATGGCCGTCCTGGTCAACCGCTACAGTGCATCGGCCAGTGAAATTGTAAGTGCCTGTCTGCAGGACTACAAACGGGCGGTCATCGTGGGTGAGCGAACCTGGGGTAAAGGAAGCGTCCAGAACGTTGTGGAACTCGAAGGGGGCAAGAGCGCTCTCAAGCTGACCACCGCCAGCTACCACCGCCCCAGCGGCAAGAACATCCACCGTTTCCCCAAGGCCACGGAAAAAGATGAATGGGGCGTGGTTCCCGATCCCGGTTATGAAATCAAAATGACGTTCGAGGAAATGCGAGACCTCGATACGTCACGCCGTGATCGCGAAGTGATTCGGCCTGATGGAACCGTCTCGAAATCCGAATTCGTCGATCGGCAGCTCAACTCGGCAATCGAAGCCGTACGCAAACTGCTTGCGGAAGGAAAGCCAATCGTTGAACAACCGGTCGAGCGTGCTCCCGAAGAAAAGAAGACCGAAGAGAAGAAGGCCGCCGACGCATCGGAGCCACGAAAAGCACGTCTCTCTTTTGTCGACGCTATCCTGGAACTGTGGCGCGTCCAGCCAGAGCGGCGAGTGCAGTTTCTCTGA
- a CDS encoding RNA polymerase sigma factor yields MLNAELNNDAIATSDGELVERFVCLRDQAAFTQLVRRHSHVVLGVCRRILQDPNDIDDVFQATFLVLVRNASRVRNRSSIASWLYGVAYRLALRVARRKHQRRETSLVEETRDRDGTLERLADRHDQQVVDQELNALPERYRQPLVLKYLSGKSTAEVAVEMGITVGAVDGLLKRGKDELRRRLLQRGITLGVALLAIETTQQAVQAAATDSLVESTVQAILDWQTETQQSATDAISDRVVDLAGKETLIMAATTPTILAFGITLGGIAVGLGGFNALSGPVDGHVSAGGLVTTMNVARPPFESLPLTNLAADPAPTEGSDRVEVTTEATTSPPRWDVVVVKSEEKRSYLGTLLPEGHHTNPSSLKWDLKSRSQKELKIEGELRSPSQVSFTDQPLADALDYLKDLHHIDIVIDGPTFENDGISVDQPVSLNAEGLSLSSVLGLLLEPLHLDYVIRNEVLVITTRNAADEMFETRVYQLHKLDALGPEVILETITATVSPDRWKASPEYRASLNAGLGVHDPLTVIPNGPAKPIDGGGLADDSTIQGSIRLAGKNLIIRQTQRIHSEIVQLLDQLERAEHPVTE; encoded by the coding sequence GTGCTAAACGCCGAGCTGAATAACGACGCCATTGCCACAAGCGACGGTGAACTGGTCGAACGCTTCGTCTGTCTCCGTGATCAGGCAGCGTTTACACAGCTCGTCCGGAGACACAGTCATGTGGTCCTGGGGGTCTGTCGCCGCATCCTTCAAGATCCAAATGATATCGACGATGTCTTCCAGGCGACCTTTCTGGTGCTTGTCAGAAATGCCAGCAGGGTCCGTAATCGATCTTCGATAGCCAGTTGGCTCTATGGAGTTGCCTACCGGCTCGCCTTGCGGGTGGCCCGGCGAAAGCACCAACGGCGGGAGACAAGTCTCGTGGAAGAAACGCGCGATCGAGACGGCACATTAGAACGACTGGCGGATCGGCACGATCAGCAAGTCGTCGATCAGGAACTGAATGCACTTCCTGAACGATATCGACAGCCTTTGGTCCTGAAGTACCTGTCCGGAAAATCGACAGCCGAAGTGGCCGTCGAAATGGGAATCACTGTCGGGGCGGTGGACGGCCTCCTCAAGCGAGGAAAGGATGAATTGCGCCGACGACTGCTGCAGCGGGGAATCACTCTCGGTGTGGCATTGCTCGCGATAGAGACAACGCAACAGGCCGTACAGGCTGCGGCAACCGACTCCCTGGTGGAATCGACCGTCCAGGCAATTCTCGACTGGCAGACTGAAACTCAACAATCCGCGACCGATGCGATCTCTGATCGTGTCGTCGACCTCGCAGGAAAGGAAACTCTGATTATGGCCGCTACGACGCCGACAATACTCGCTTTTGGAATCACCTTGGGAGGCATTGCTGTCGGGTTAGGAGGGTTCAACGCCCTTTCGGGACCTGTTGACGGACATGTGTCAGCGGGTGGTCTCGTCACCACCATGAACGTTGCACGGCCCCCCTTCGAATCATTGCCGCTGACAAACCTGGCTGCGGATCCCGCTCCAACGGAAGGTTCTGATCGTGTGGAAGTGACAACTGAGGCAACAACAAGCCCACCCAGATGGGACGTGGTTGTGGTCAAGTCTGAAGAAAAACGCAGTTACTTAGGAACACTTCTTCCAGAGGGACATCATACGAATCCGTCATCGTTGAAGTGGGACCTCAAGTCGAGAAGTCAGAAAGAGCTGAAGATCGAAGGGGAATTACGTAGCCCGAGCCAGGTTTCGTTCACCGATCAACCACTCGCTGACGCTCTCGATTATCTGAAAGATCTTCATCACATTGACATCGTCATCGATGGACCGACATTCGAAAACGATGGTATCTCGGTGGATCAGCCGGTGAGCCTTAATGCAGAAGGACTCAGCCTGAGCAGCGTCCTGGGCCTGCTCCTGGAGCCATTGCATCTTGATTATGTCATTCGCAATGAAGTACTGGTCATCACGACACGCAATGCTGCAGATGAAATGTTTGAAACCCGCGTCTACCAACTTCACAAACTGGACGCGCTGGGACCAGAGGTCATACTCGAAACAATCACTGCCACGGTGTCACCCGATCGATGGAAAGCAAGCCCAGAATACCGTGCAAGTCTGAATGCAGGCCTCGGTGTGCATGACCCACTGACCGTTATCCCAAATGGTCCTGCAAAACCGATTGACGGAGGTGGATTGGCAGACGATTCGACAATACAAGGGAGCATTCGCTTAGCGGGGAAGAATTTGATTATCAGACAGACTCAACGAATTCACAGTGAGATCGTGCAACTGCTGGATCAACTGGAACGAGCAGAGCACCCCGTCACCGAATGA
- a CDS encoding transposase, which produces MATERTSIDDALYIHFVTFSVDRRRRLLDHEHPKRIVLGVLGKLLTDTGSRCVGFVLMPDHVHALLWFPVTGQLSRFMHEWKRQSSLAIRKWYREEAPSYAASFGEGDRFWQPNYYAFQVHSRGKVEEKLRYMHLNPVRRRYVERAVEWRWSSARWYDEGRSVGVPIEWVECD; this is translated from the coding sequence ATGGCCACTGAACGTACTTCCATTGATGACGCCCTCTACATCCACTTTGTCACGTTTTCAGTAGATCGTCGGCGACGATTACTGGATCACGAACATCCTAAGCGGATCGTTCTTGGAGTTCTCGGCAAGTTGCTGACAGATACCGGAAGTCGATGCGTTGGATTTGTTCTGATGCCCGACCACGTGCATGCCCTCCTGTGGTTCCCGGTCACTGGCCAACTCAGTCGCTTTATGCATGAATGGAAACGCCAGTCGAGTTTGGCGATCCGCAAGTGGTATCGAGAAGAAGCGCCGAGCTACGCTGCATCGTTCGGAGAAGGAGATCGATTTTGGCAACCGAACTACTATGCCTTTCAGGTCCACAGTCGCGGCAAGGTCGAAGAAAAATTGAGGTATATGCATCTCAATCCCGTTCGCCGTCGATACGTGGAACGAGCGGTAGAATGGAGATGGAGTTCAGCCCGTTGGTACGACGAAGGACGAAGTGTAGGAGTGCCGATCGAATGGGTTGAATGTGATTGA
- a CDS encoding DUF58 domain-containing protein, with protein sequence MSVPGKTDPDDDPTALARFGGLDVVARLIVEGYMIGQHKSPFKGSSVEFVEHRQYYPGDEIRHIDWRAYGKTGHYYVKEYEEETNLRAYLLLDCSGSMAFSGKTLSKYQYARQLAAALAYLLLSQRDACGLVAFDNQTVDRWEPSANRDTFGQIVHLLRSRRPGGEGSLSESIAQIQPTLKRRSLLFLLTDAFDELEPLAVALKRLRMAQHDVVLFQITAPEEETFPYKQPTEFRNLERAGHHMLVDPYRLRSLYLSRFQAFRQGLVAHCGAAGIEFVPLTTSEPYQRALGQFLALRSQNKRQR encoded by the coding sequence ATGTCTGTGCCTGGCAAAACTGATCCTGACGATGATCCAACCGCTCTTGCCCGTTTCGGAGGGTTGGACGTCGTTGCCCGGCTGATTGTCGAAGGCTACATGATCGGACAGCACAAAAGTCCGTTCAAGGGATCCAGTGTCGAGTTCGTCGAGCACCGGCAGTACTATCCCGGGGATGAGATCCGACATATCGACTGGCGAGCGTACGGGAAGACCGGACACTACTACGTCAAAGAGTACGAGGAAGAGACCAACCTTCGAGCCTATCTGCTGCTCGATTGCTCTGGCAGCATGGCGTTCAGTGGGAAAACCCTCAGTAAGTACCAGTACGCACGGCAACTGGCTGCCGCGCTGGCCTATCTGCTGCTGAGTCAGCGCGATGCCTGCGGACTGGTCGCTTTTGACAATCAGACTGTTGACCGCTGGGAACCTTCTGCCAATCGTGACACGTTCGGTCAGATCGTCCACCTGCTGCGATCCAGGCGCCCCGGCGGGGAAGGGAGCCTGAGTGAATCCATCGCGCAAATCCAGCCGACGCTGAAACGCCGTTCGCTGCTGTTTCTGCTCACGGATGCGTTCGATGAACTGGAACCCCTGGCAGTCGCACTGAAGCGACTGCGGATGGCACAGCATGACGTCGTCCTGTTTCAGATTACCGCTCCCGAAGAAGAGACGTTTCCCTACAAGCAGCCAACAGAGTTTCGCAATCTGGAGCGGGCCGGGCATCACATGCTCGTCGACCCCTATCGCCTGCGTTCACTCTATCTGTCACGGTTTCAGGCATTTCGGCAGGGACTGGTGGCCCACTGTGGAGCGGCAGGGATCGAATTCGTCCCACTGACGACATCCGAACCCTACCAGCGAGCCCTGGGACAGTTCCTTGCGTTACGATCACAGAACAAGCGGCAGCGGTAA
- a CDS encoding DUF1553 domain-containing protein, with protein sequence MEDFFWTGPGFPNSRQPSVLIPAPARTGRNPVANVLLLLVLACTGHVSTAAEPIDPGAEQHFQTKVKPLLVGRCVSCHGPDKQLGGLRLDSFEAALKGGDTGPALVPGDPSKSLMLEAVQFVNSDLQMPPKAKLSDREIAIVERWIEQGAIWPEATPLTPQDGIPTVLATGNAFEDEENPIRKLFHGERLDLWSLQMPTLPELEMLTEGDEDPSAAERLSSRTIDRLIDRKIAEAGITPVAEADRRTLLRRLSFDLIGLPPTPQELQEFLEDTSPRAYENVVDRLLGSPRYGERWARHWLDVVRYADTEGFERDEFRPVIWQYRDYVVSSFNQDKPYNQFVREQLAGDELLSGEPQNLADADMLIATGFLRLGQWDSTAAIFQEEARLHDQQMADLTNTTGSAFLGLTLSCCQCHDHKVDPLSHSDHFRIRAFFAGVQPKSDLVIELAEEQGAIARHNSEIEDQLASLKEQQAQLDKDASETREQSQELSSRIEDLEQQKRSLKVAMGASDAGVELPATHLFAQGDFSQPREEVLPGFVSVLDPGPATIESPQAGKSGRRLALANWIVARENPWTSRVIVNRVWQHHFGIGLVSTPNDFGYSGARPTHRELLDWLAVAFMNDGWSLKRLHRAIVCSATYRRQSGIRDSEDVAALIVQNELIDPENRLLWRQNVVRLDAETLRDSLLAVSGSLRDYDSGKPLWPHIPEELLTAQPGILEAKEGADGGRLQGWYEDPIEETDVRSLFLIRKRTMPIPFLQVFDLPETTVSCARRDATVVAPQSLTLLNSPESIRFANLLAERVRNEAGDSRTQQIETLFRVCLARVPDATEKELCLELLKRHAEQYQRSGAGEQADAMALRDLCRAILNLNEFLYID encoded by the coding sequence ATGGAAGATTTTTTTTGGACCGGGCCCGGTTTTCCCAACAGCCGCCAACCTTCCGTGCTCATTCCTGCACCAGCCCGCACAGGACGCAATCCTGTTGCTAACGTGCTTCTATTACTGGTGTTAGCCTGTACGGGCCACGTGAGTACTGCGGCCGAACCGATCGATCCTGGGGCAGAACAACACTTTCAGACCAAGGTCAAACCGCTGCTCGTCGGCCGCTGCGTTTCCTGTCACGGCCCTGACAAGCAACTCGGCGGGCTGCGGCTGGATTCTTTCGAAGCGGCGTTAAAAGGGGGCGACACGGGGCCAGCGCTCGTTCCGGGAGACCCTTCCAAAAGCTTGATGCTCGAGGCCGTTCAGTTCGTCAATTCAGATCTGCAGATGCCGCCCAAGGCGAAGCTGTCTGATCGAGAAATTGCGATCGTGGAGCGGTGGATTGAACAGGGCGCAATCTGGCCAGAAGCAACACCTCTGACTCCCCAGGACGGCATTCCGACTGTGCTGGCGACCGGGAACGCATTTGAAGACGAAGAAAACCCCATTCGCAAACTCTTCCATGGGGAACGACTGGATCTCTGGTCGTTGCAGATGCCGACATTGCCTGAGTTGGAAATGCTGACGGAGGGTGACGAGGACCCGTCGGCAGCGGAACGGCTTTCTTCCAGGACGATCGACCGGCTGATTGATCGGAAAATCGCCGAAGCGGGGATCACTCCCGTTGCCGAGGCGGATCGGCGCACCCTGCTGCGGCGGTTGAGTTTTGATCTGATCGGTCTGCCTCCTACACCCCAGGAATTGCAGGAGTTTCTTGAGGATACCTCACCTCGCGCGTACGAGAACGTCGTGGATCGGCTGCTGGGTTCACCGCGATACGGAGAACGCTGGGCCCGACATTGGCTTGACGTAGTCCGTTACGCGGACACGGAAGGATTCGAACGCGACGAATTCCGTCCCGTGATCTGGCAGTATCGCGACTATGTCGTTAGTTCCTTCAACCAGGATAAGCCCTACAATCAGTTTGTTCGTGAGCAATTGGCGGGGGATGAACTGCTGTCCGGTGAGCCGCAAAATCTCGCCGATGCGGACATGTTGATTGCTACGGGTTTTCTAAGGTTGGGACAGTGGGACAGCACGGCGGCGATCTTCCAGGAAGAAGCCCGACTTCACGACCAGCAGATGGCTGACCTGACGAATACGACGGGTTCCGCCTTCCTGGGACTGACACTTTCGTGTTGTCAGTGTCACGACCACAAGGTTGATCCTTTGTCTCATTCCGATCATTTTCGGATCCGGGCCTTCTTCGCGGGTGTGCAACCGAAGAGCGATCTCGTCATTGAACTGGCGGAAGAACAGGGGGCAATTGCCCGGCATAATTCCGAAATCGAAGACCAGCTTGCTTCGCTGAAAGAGCAACAGGCGCAACTGGACAAAGACGCGTCCGAGACCCGCGAGCAATCTCAAGAACTCTCCTCGAGGATCGAGGACCTCGAACAACAGAAGAGGTCTCTTAAAGTGGCCATGGGGGCCTCGGACGCCGGGGTGGAGTTGCCGGCGACACACCTCTTCGCGCAAGGAGATTTCTCGCAGCCTCGCGAAGAAGTTTTGCCCGGATTTGTATCCGTTCTGGATCCCGGACCCGCAACCATCGAATCACCCCAGGCAGGGAAATCGGGACGACGTCTGGCTTTGGCAAACTGGATCGTCGCGCGCGAGAACCCCTGGACATCTCGTGTCATCGTTAATCGAGTCTGGCAGCATCATTTCGGAATCGGTCTGGTTTCGACACCGAATGATTTCGGTTATAGCGGTGCCCGCCCGACTCATCGGGAACTCCTCGACTGGCTCGCTGTGGCCTTCATGAACGACGGATGGTCCCTCAAGCGACTTCATCGCGCTATCGTCTGTTCGGCGACGTACCGGCGGCAGAGCGGAATTCGTGACTCTGAGGACGTGGCAGCACTGATCGTACAGAACGAGCTGATCGATCCTGAGAATCGTCTTCTCTGGCGGCAGAACGTCGTCCGGCTTGATGCGGAAACACTGCGTGACAGTCTGCTCGCCGTGAGTGGGTCCCTGCGCGACTATGATTCCGGAAAGCCCCTCTGGCCGCATATCCCAGAGGAGCTGTTGACGGCTCAGCCAGGAATTCTGGAAGCGAAGGAAGGAGCAGACGGCGGTCGATTGCAGGGCTGGTATGAGGATCCGATCGAGGAGACTGACGTTCGCAGTCTTTTCCTGATTCGTAAGCGGACCATGCCCATTCCGTTTCTGCAAGTTTTCGATCTGCCCGAGACGACCGTGTCATGTGCACGTCGCGATGCGACCGTTGTGGCACCGCAGTCGCTGACGCTACTGAACAGCCCTGAATCCATTCGCTTTGCGAACCTGCTGGCGGAGCGGGTACGAAATGAAGCTGGTGACAGCAGAACTCAGCAAATCGAAACCTTGTTCCGTGTGTGTCTTGCGCGAGTTCCCGACGCAACGGAAAAAGAGCTTTGCCTGGAACTGCTGAAGCGGCATGCCGAGCAGTACCAGCGCTCGGGCGCAGGCGAGCAGGCGGATGCGATGGCGCTGCGTGACCTTTGCCGGGCAATTCTCAACCTGAATGAGTTTCTCTATATCGACTGA
- a CDS encoding MoaD/ThiS family protein — MIRVVLPPHLRTLARTGSEVTVTVEGPASQRSILDALEKQYPMLGGTIRDHVTRKRRPFLRFFACNEDWSFEPEETPLPELVQQGIEPFMIVGAVAGG; from the coding sequence ATGATTCGCGTCGTCCTGCCACCGCATCTTCGCACACTAGCCCGTACCGGCAGCGAAGTCACTGTCACCGTCGAAGGCCCCGCCAGTCAGCGATCGATTCTCGACGCGCTGGAAAAACAGTATCCCATGCTCGGTGGGACGATCCGCGATCACGTCACACGTAAGCGACGCCCATTTCTGAGGTTCTTCGCCTGCAATGAAGACTGGTCGTTCGAACCGGAAGAAACACCGCTCCCGGAACTCGTTCAGCAGGGGATCGAGCCGTTTATGATTGTCGGGGCGGTGGCAGGGGGATAA
- a CDS encoding DoxX family protein has translation MSSNVDTEKTSRGILWTGRVLSTLPVLMLILSAIMKFAKPAPFSEGFGKLGFPESLANGLGIVELVCTALYVIPQTSVLGAILLTGYLGGATATHLRVNDPWFGPVLMGVVLWLGLFLRDKRLRALIPFRSRA, from the coding sequence ATGTCGTCTAACGTCGACACCGAGAAGACGTCCCGCGGAATTCTCTGGACGGGTCGAGTCCTGAGCACTCTTCCCGTGCTGATGCTGATCTTGAGCGCGATCATGAAGTTCGCAAAGCCTGCCCCTTTTTCGGAAGGCTTCGGAAAACTCGGCTTCCCTGAAAGTTTGGCGAATGGGTTGGGAATCGTTGAGCTGGTCTGCACAGCCCTTTACGTGATTCCGCAAACATCTGTCCTCGGAGCAATCCTGCTCACCGGATATCTAGGAGGGGCCACAGCAACCCATCTTCGAGTGAACGATCCCTGGTTCGGTCCCGTTTTGATGGGTGTCGTCTTATGGCTCGGACTCTTCCTCCGAGACAAACGTCTCAGGGCACTCATTCCATTTCGAAGCCGTGCATGA
- a CDS encoding DUF1501 domain-containing protein, with the protein MIQTRREFLERSTGGFGTVALAALMAQDCRAAPPRLAIDPLNPLAERLTHFAPKAKQIIFLFQYGGPSTFDLVDYKPELIRLNGQPVPESFKNQNDKVGGVLNHCKDELMSGPWKWSRSGESGLWFSDLLPYTSQFADELCMVHSMYSDSSNHAPATYLLNTGAILGGKPSLGSWVTYGLGSMNQNLPGYVLLYKVGGLGGSANWSNGMLPAAFQGTQFRSEGPPALNLQPPAELAAVQRSTIDLVQQLNRTHAAGRPAVPELDGRIASYELAYRMQSEALEIGELAHETERTQRDYGLHDENKEKALFGRMCLLSRRLIEKGVRFVQLYNAVDKLGWDGHERSTEFHQRNSAQTDQPIAALLGDLKQRGLLDSTLVVWAGEFGRTPMVQGNNGRNHNPYGFTIWMAGGGVRGGQSIGATDEIGLRAVDKPQPVKNLHATILTALGLHPDELYFENNGRQERLTGVAQSWQTIPGVFG; encoded by the coding sequence ATGATTCAAACACGTCGCGAATTTCTTGAGCGATCGACAGGTGGTTTCGGGACTGTCGCCCTCGCGGCGTTGATGGCACAGGACTGTCGCGCCGCTCCTCCGCGACTGGCCATCGATCCCCTGAATCCTCTGGCCGAGCGTCTTACCCACTTCGCTCCGAAAGCGAAGCAGATCATCTTTCTTTTTCAATATGGCGGCCCGTCGACATTTGATCTTGTTGACTACAAACCAGAACTCATCAGGCTCAACGGACAGCCCGTTCCTGAATCGTTCAAGAATCAGAATGACAAAGTCGGGGGCGTTCTGAACCACTGCAAAGACGAACTGATGTCGGGGCCATGGAAGTGGTCCCGCTCAGGTGAAAGTGGGCTCTGGTTCTCTGACCTCTTGCCGTATACATCTCAATTTGCAGACGAACTGTGCATGGTTCATTCGATGTACAGCGACAGTTCTAACCATGCTCCTGCAACGTACCTGCTGAATACCGGAGCGATTCTGGGAGGGAAACCGAGTCTTGGTTCGTGGGTCACTTATGGACTGGGTTCTATGAACCAGAACCTCCCGGGCTATGTCCTGCTCTACAAAGTCGGCGGATTAGGTGGCTCGGCCAACTGGAGCAATGGCATGCTCCCTGCCGCATTTCAAGGAACGCAATTTCGTTCTGAGGGCCCCCCTGCCCTCAACCTTCAACCGCCGGCCGAGCTGGCTGCAGTTCAGCGTTCGACCATCGACCTGGTGCAGCAGTTGAATCGAACGCATGCTGCAGGGCGTCCGGCGGTCCCCGAACTGGATGGTCGGATCGCGTCGTACGAACTTGCCTATCGAATGCAGTCCGAAGCCCTCGAAATTGGAGAACTGGCTCACGAGACGGAGCGGACGCAACGGGATTACGGCCTGCATGACGAAAACAAAGAAAAAGCCCTGTTCGGCCGGATGTGCCTCCTCTCTCGCCGTCTGATTGAAAAAGGAGTTCGCTTTGTCCAACTCTATAATGCCGTCGATAAACTCGGCTGGGACGGACACGAGCGAAGTACGGAGTTCCATCAGAGAAACTCGGCCCAAACCGATCAGCCCATCGCCGCTTTGCTCGGGGATCTCAAACAGCGTGGCCTTCTGGACAGCACACTGGTGGTCTGGGCAGGAGAGTTTGGCCGGACGCCGATGGTTCAGGGCAACAACGGACGGAATCACAACCCCTATGGTTTTACAATCTGGATGGCGGGGGGAGGCGTTCGAGGGGGGCAGTCGATCGGTGCCACGGACGAAATTGGTCTGCGAGCCGTCGACAAACCGCAACCGGTCAAGAACCTGCATGCGACAATTCTGACCGCCCTGGGGCTACATCCTGATGAACTCTACTTTGAGAACAATGGTCGACAGGAAAGACTGACAGGCGTCGCCCAAAGCTGGCAGACAATTCCCGGTGTCTTCGGTTGA